A single Gemmatimonadota bacterium DNA region contains:
- the nuoH gene encoding NADH-quinone oxidoreductase subunit NuoH, giving the protein MIPVHALLQVVDRQAPITGYTTYIVFSIIKLIIVFTIYMLSAALLTLAERKISAWIQGRHGPNRVGGRGGWLQPAADGVKNFMKEETEPGNASHPLFSIAPALSFVPAMLVWCVIPFGSPLPTPWGRVDLVVADLPVGFLFILAIASLGVYGIVLAGWASNNKYSFLGGLRSSAQMVSYEVALGMSTIPIILLAGNVTMSEIIRQQAHSMWNVLNLTTAFVVFFVAALAENNRVPFDLPEAESELIAGYHTEYSAMKFSLFFIAEYANMVTAGALMATLFLGGWDIPFTGWDNAAPFTVLKTILTLGCFLTKTGFFVFVFIWIRWTLPRFRYDQLMSLGWRVMLPVALGYIALLATTLLVLQAIGINPGPVHSFILLMENICILLVLFVMVDEGRIVSPAYGRAQQARIVRLRARSARRAVTEGAGK; this is encoded by the coding sequence GTGATTCCAGTGCACGCGCTGCTCCAGGTGGTAGATCGGCAGGCGCCGATCACGGGCTACACCACGTACATCGTGTTCTCGATCATCAAGCTGATCATCGTCTTCACGATCTACATGCTGTCGGCGGCACTGCTCACGCTCGCGGAACGAAAGATCTCCGCCTGGATTCAGGGCCGCCATGGCCCGAATCGCGTCGGCGGACGGGGCGGCTGGCTCCAGCCCGCTGCGGACGGCGTAAAGAATTTCATGAAGGAGGAGACTGAGCCGGGGAATGCGTCGCATCCCCTGTTCAGCATTGCGCCGGCCCTTTCGTTTGTCCCCGCAATGCTGGTCTGGTGCGTCATCCCGTTTGGATCGCCGCTCCCGACGCCGTGGGGACGGGTCGATCTGGTAGTTGCGGATCTCCCCGTCGGTTTCCTGTTCATTCTCGCAATCGCGTCGCTTGGTGTGTACGGCATCGTGCTCGCCGGCTGGGCTTCGAATAACAAGTATTCTTTCCTCGGCGGGCTCCGATCGAGCGCGCAGATGGTCTCGTACGAAGTCGCGCTCGGAATGTCCACGATTCCGATCATTCTGCTCGCCGGCAACGTCACGATGAGTGAGATCATCCGACAGCAGGCGCACAGCATGTGGAACGTGCTGAATCTCACGACCGCGTTCGTCGTATTCTTCGTCGCTGCGCTTGCCGAGAACAATCGCGTGCCGTTCGACCTGCCCGAAGCTGAATCGGAGTTGATCGCCGGTTACCACACCGAGTACAGCGCGATGAAGTTCTCGTTGTTCTTCATCGCAGAGTACGCGAACATGGTGACCGCGGGCGCTCTGATGGCGACGCTGTTCCTCGGCGGCTGGGATATACCGTTCACCGGCTGGGACAACGCTGCGCCGTTTACAGTTCTCAAGACGATTCTCACGCTCGGCTGCTTCCTCACCAAGACGGGCTTCTTCGTATTCGTCTTCATCTGGATCCGCTGGACTCTGCCCCGGTTCCGTTACGACCAGCTCATGTCACTTGGGTGGCGCGTGATGCTGCCGGTGGCGCTGGGATACATCGCGCTGCTCGCGACGACACTGCTCGTTCTGCAGGCAATCGGCATCAATCCCGGACCCGTGCACAGCTTCATTCTATTGATGGAGAACATCTGCATCCTGCTGGTGCTCTTCGTCATGGTGGACGAAGGCCGTATCGTGAGTCCTGCATATGGGCGCGCGCAGCAGGCCCGCATAGTCCGGCTACGTGCACGCAGCGCACGCCGGGCAGTTACCGAAGGAGCAGGGAAATAA
- a CDS encoding 2Fe-2S iron-sulfur cluster-binding protein, whose translation MATTAEPTTAVTQPKMVNLTIEGRPVSVPEGTSILEAGKRAGVLIPHYCYHPALSIAGNCRMCLVDVEKAPKLAPACATAAAEGQVVHIYTEKALEARKGVLEMLLINHPLDCPICDKSGECELQDFTYQEGPAESRLRDPKRFNPVEDFGGDVLYTTSRCILCTRCVRFMDEMAQDTVLNVTERGDRALIGKFEGKDLTHEWAGNVIDLCPVGALLSKDSLNKARSWELDHAPSICTGCSQGCNISIDTRDNMVIRFRPRPNEHVNKYFMCDTGRLDYRWINRQDRVEVPLVRRGESLAAADWDVAIPATAALLDGHRVFVAASPNLSNETLYLLSQLIRANGGTGAFTVPTGPEAPLPGVPDLSLRADRAANGDGATLLGFKRTASLLDGLAAGDVLIVADADAANITPAQLALAAAVIVIGTTLPENLRTAAIVLPIANHAEEDGTFTNLRGRVQRFFQAKAAPGMARPSWWVVGDVLAALGKGNAYYLASEVFAAMASDVSAFAGMTYDALGMRGLVVSGGAK comes from the coding sequence ATGGCTACAACCGCGGAGCCGACCACGGCGGTAACGCAGCCGAAGATGGTGAATCTCACCATCGAGGGGCGTCCGGTTTCGGTTCCCGAAGGGACATCGATTCTCGAGGCTGGCAAGCGCGCGGGTGTTCTCATCCCGCACTATTGCTATCACCCGGCTCTTTCGATCGCCGGCAACTGCCGCATGTGCCTGGTGGACGTCGAGAAGGCACCCAAGCTAGCGCCTGCCTGTGCGACCGCTGCAGCCGAAGGTCAGGTGGTGCACATCTATACGGAGAAGGCGCTCGAAGCGCGCAAGGGCGTGCTCGAGATGCTGCTCATAAATCATCCGCTCGACTGCCCGATCTGTGACAAGTCCGGCGAGTGCGAGCTGCAGGACTTCACGTACCAGGAAGGACCCGCGGAGTCGCGCCTGCGCGACCCCAAGCGGTTCAATCCTGTCGAGGATTTCGGCGGTGACGTTCTCTACACCACCAGTCGTTGCATCCTCTGCACGCGCTGCGTCCGCTTCATGGACGAGATGGCACAGGACACTGTGCTCAATGTCACCGAGCGCGGCGATCGCGCGCTGATCGGAAAGTTCGAGGGCAAGGACCTGACGCATGAATGGGCCGGAAATGTCATCGACCTGTGCCCGGTCGGCGCGCTCCTCTCCAAGGATTCGCTCAACAAGGCGCGCTCGTGGGAGCTCGATCACGCACCGTCCATCTGCACCGGTTGCAGCCAGGGTTGCAACATCTCGATCGACACGCGCGACAACATGGTAATTCGGTTCCGTCCGCGCCCCAACGAGCACGTCAACAAGTACTTCATGTGCGACACCGGACGGCTCGACTATCGCTGGATCAACCGGCAGGATCGCGTCGAGGTTCCGCTCGTGCGGCGTGGCGAGTCGCTCGCTGCAGCTGACTGGGACGTCGCCATTCCTGCAACAGCGGCTTTGCTGGATGGACATCGCGTCTTCGTCGCCGCATCGCCCAATCTCTCCAACGAAACGCTGTATCTGCTGTCGCAGCTCATTCGCGCCAATGGCGGCACGGGTGCGTTCACGGTTCCAACGGGACCCGAAGCACCGCTTCCGGGAGTTCCCGATCTCTCGCTCCGTGCGGATCGCGCGGCAAACGGTGATGGCGCCACGCTGCTCGGCTTCAAACGCACCGCTTCGTTGCTCGACGGTCTCGCCGCTGGTGACGTGCTGATCGTTGCCGACGCTGATGCTGCGAATATCACTCCGGCGCAGCTCGCGCTTGCGGCTGCGGTGATCGTCATCGGCACGACGCTTCCCGAAAATCTGCGCACCGCAGCCATCGTTCTTCCCATTGCGAATCATGCGGAAGAGGACGGCACCTTCACCAACCTGCGCGGACGTGTACAGCGGTTCTTCCAGGCCAAGGCAGCGCCCGGAATGGCGCGCCCCAGCTGGTGGGTCGTCGGCGACGTGCTCGCCGCCTTGGGCAAGGGCAACGCCTACTATCTCGCCAGCGAAGTGTTCGCGGCGATGGCGTCCGACGTATCGGCGTTCGCCGGCATGACGTACGACGCACTTGGCATGCGCGGTCTGGTTGTTTCCGGAGGCGCAAAGTGA
- the nuoF gene encoding NADH-quinone oxidoreductase subunit NuoF produces the protein MGYPHPSHAGETPVLSQYFGDQDGIGLDGWRKRGGYNGLQKALSMSPAEIVDVVKASGLRGRGGAGFPTGIKWSFMKPGDGKPHYLCCNADESEPGTFKDREIMRWTPHALVEGCAIGAYAIGAETAYIYIRGEFTEPLIRMRQAVREAYDAGIIGKNAMGSGKRIDIVIHKGAGAYICGEETAMMNSIEGRRGNPRIKPPFPAVSGVFGQPTTINNVETLAAVPHIIVRGAEWYKGLSLSSPKSTGSKLFSVCGNIAKPGNYEVTLGFPFKDFLYDLCGGPLPGRTFKAVVPGGISVPIQTMEEAEATKMDYEGFIEQGSMLGSGGVIVFDDQQNMVKQIARAARFFAHESCAQCTQCREGTAWTTKIMERIRDGEGTHEDLDTLFSIADNMTGKTICVLSDSCAVPVVSGINKFRSEFEALIKKPKFHPVTAAVA, from the coding sequence ATGGGATATCCGCATCCGTCCCACGCTGGCGAGACTCCCGTGCTGTCGCAGTACTTCGGCGATCAGGACGGGATCGGGCTCGACGGCTGGCGCAAGCGCGGTGGTTACAACGGACTTCAGAAGGCGCTTTCGATGTCGCCGGCGGAAATCGTCGACGTGGTCAAGGCATCGGGGCTGCGCGGACGTGGCGGCGCGGGCTTCCCGACGGGAATCAAGTGGTCCTTCATGAAGCCCGGCGACGGCAAGCCGCACTATCTGTGCTGCAACGCCGACGAGTCGGAGCCCGGCACGTTCAAGGATCGCGAGATCATGCGCTGGACTCCGCACGCGCTCGTCGAAGGTTGCGCGATCGGTGCCTACGCGATCGGCGCCGAGACTGCGTACATCTACATTCGCGGTGAGTTCACGGAGCCGCTGATTCGCATGCGCCAGGCAGTTCGCGAGGCGTACGACGCGGGCATCATCGGCAAGAACGCGATGGGAAGCGGAAAGCGCATCGACATCGTGATTCACAAGGGTGCTGGCGCGTACATCTGCGGTGAAGAGACCGCGATGATGAACTCCATCGAAGGCAGGCGCGGCAATCCGCGCATCAAGCCTCCGTTCCCAGCGGTGTCCGGCGTCTTTGGGCAGCCGACGACGATCAACAACGTCGAGACGCTCGCAGCCGTTCCGCACATCATCGTACGCGGCGCCGAATGGTACAAGGGCCTGTCGCTCTCCAGTCCCAAGAGTACCGGATCCAAGCTCTTCTCCGTATGCGGCAACATCGCGAAGCCCGGCAACTACGAAGTGACGCTTGGCTTCCCGTTCAAGGATTTCCTCTACGACCTGTGCGGCGGTCCGCTTCCGGGTCGCACGTTCAAGGCTGTCGTTCCGGGCGGAATCTCGGTTCCGATCCAGACGATGGAAGAAGCCGAAGCCACCAAAATGGATTACGAGGGCTTCATCGAGCAGGGCTCGATGCTGGGCTCCGGCGGTGTAATCGTCTTCGACGATCAGCAGAACATGGTGAAGCAGATCGCGCGCGCAGCAAGATTCTTCGCGCACGAGAGCTGCGCCCAGTGCACGCAGTGTCGTGAAGGCACCGCGTGGACCACGAAGATCATGGAGCGGATTCGGGATGGCGAGGGCACCCACGAAGATCTCGATACGCTATTCAGCATCGCCGACAACATGACTGGCAAGACGATCTGCGTGCTCAGCGATTCCTGTGCTGTTCCAGTTGTATCCGGCATCAACAAGTTCCGTTCGGAGTTCGAAGCCTTGATCAAGAAGCCGAAGTTCCACCCCGTTACCGCGGCGGTGGCGTAG
- the nuoE gene encoding NADH-quinone oxidoreductase subunit NuoE, with amino-acid sequence MTAVTHDHDAPYQPVFVGERRKELDALFPLYPTKMACILPALWMVQEDRGWISDEGMAEVAEVLELTPAYVKGVVTFYTMYNTHPVGKYLIQVCTTTPCNICGAEDVVGAFLEHTGCGELGITSADGKFTVIEVECLGACGFATPVMINEGFVESVTAARVPEILAGLE; translated from the coding sequence ATGACGGCCGTGACGCACGACCACGACGCTCCATATCAGCCGGTGTTCGTCGGCGAGCGACGCAAGGAGCTGGACGCGCTGTTCCCGCTCTATCCAACCAAGATGGCCTGCATACTTCCGGCGTTGTGGATGGTGCAGGAAGATCGCGGCTGGATAAGCGACGAGGGAATGGCCGAGGTCGCCGAAGTGCTGGAACTCACCCCCGCATACGTGAAGGGTGTGGTGACGTTCTACACGATGTACAACACGCATCCGGTCGGCAAATACCTGATTCAGGTCTGCACCACGACGCCATGCAACATCTGCGGCGCAGAGGACGTGGTCGGCGCATTCCTCGAGCACACCGGTTGTGGCGAGCTCGGAATCACGTCAGCGGATGGGAAATTCACGGTGATCGAGGTCGAATGCCTCGGTGCGTGCGGCTTTGCGACGCCGGTGATGATCAACGAGGGATTCGTCGAATCGGTTACGGCCGCTCGCGTTCCCGAGATTCTGGCAGGGCTCGAGTAA
- the nuoD gene encoding NADH dehydrogenase (quinone) subunit D, protein MLINLGPQHPATHGVLRLVLELDGETVVRCIPHIGYLHCGFEKTGEYRQYNQIIPWTDREDYLNAPGNNVAMALGAERLFGITITERCKVLRVIACELSRIMSHLVWLGTTSIDIGAYTPFLWSFHQRELIYQLLEAWTGARLTTSLTRVGGLMADIPDGWTDNARSFLAGFDKVLDDVEKLLTNNGIWVGRTVGLGVMSPEEAINWGLSGSMVRASGVSYDVRKDFPYLDYETYDFEVPVGVNGDVYDRYLVRVEEMRQSARIVRQALDRLPDGPINVDDPRVILPSKTKSTSGMESMIHHFKQVMEGPRPPVGEAYVAVESPRGEKGYYMVSDGTAKPVRWRIRPPSFLNLSAIPKMVEGHLLSDVIAINASIDVVLGEIDR, encoded by the coding sequence ATGCTCATCAACCTGGGTCCACAGCATCCGGCGACCCACGGTGTGCTCCGGTTGGTGCTCGAGCTGGACGGCGAGACTGTCGTGCGCTGCATTCCACACATCGGCTACCTGCACTGCGGCTTCGAGAAGACGGGCGAATATCGTCAGTACAATCAGATAATCCCGTGGACCGATCGCGAGGACTACCTCAATGCGCCGGGCAACAACGTTGCAATGGCGCTCGGTGCGGAGCGGCTGTTCGGCATCACGATAACTGAGCGCTGCAAGGTGCTTCGCGTGATCGCATGCGAGCTGTCGCGCATCATGTCGCATCTCGTGTGGCTCGGCACAACGTCGATCGATATCGGCGCGTACACACCGTTCCTCTGGTCATTCCATCAGCGCGAGCTGATCTATCAGCTGCTCGAAGCGTGGACCGGTGCGCGTCTCACGACGTCGCTCACACGCGTCGGCGGCTTGATGGCGGACATTCCGGACGGCTGGACCGACAATGCCAGAAGCTTTCTTGCCGGCTTCGACAAGGTGCTGGATGACGTTGAGAAGCTTCTCACGAACAACGGCATCTGGGTCGGACGCACGGTCGGGCTCGGTGTGATGAGCCCGGAAGAGGCGATCAACTGGGGACTGTCCGGGTCGATGGTGCGTGCATCCGGCGTCTCGTACGACGTGCGCAAGGACTTTCCGTATCTCGACTACGAGACCTACGATTTCGAAGTGCCCGTCGGTGTCAACGGTGACGTGTACGATCGCTATCTCGTCCGCGTCGAGGAGATGCGCCAGTCCGCGCGCATCGTGCGCCAGGCGCTCGACCGTCTTCCGGACGGACCGATCAACGTCGACGATCCGCGCGTGATTCTCCCGTCCAAGACCAAGTCGACGAGTGGAATGGAATCCATGATCCACCACTTCAAGCAGGTGATGGAAGGCCCGCGGCCGCCGGTTGGCGAGGCTTACGTCGCGGTGGAAAGTCCGCGCGGCGAGAAGGGCTACTACATGGTTTCCGACGGCACTGCCAAACCGGTGCGGTGGCGCATTCGTCCGCCGTCATTCCTCAATCTTTCGGCGATCCCGAAGATGGTCGAAGGCCATCTTCTTTCAGATGTCATCGCCATCAACGCAAGCATCGACGTAGTGCTGGGAGAGATCGACCGATGA
- a CDS encoding NADH-quinone oxidoreductase subunit C produces MTGLTEPTESFDVVSVGSALTNAKPATTPRNLPHRGGDENPSAQALKQQFGDAILRVSVGWGETTVFVAHDRAGEIIRWLHDDPSQQYDYLADVTAVEYRETEVPMEVVWHLRSLPYRRFLRIKTELPKDAPLEVDSVWSIYRCADWLERECYDMFGIKFIGHPDLRRLLMWEQYKEGYPLRKDFPLRGRFSRSEQLRQALAANPESRYSMEELTVAEAFSEIPDDMRRRLASGERTGE; encoded by the coding sequence CGCGCTCACGAATGCCAAGCCGGCAACAACGCCAAGGAATTTGCCGCACCGCGGCGGAGACGAGAATCCGTCAGCCCAGGCGTTGAAGCAACAGTTCGGAGACGCAATCCTGCGCGTGTCGGTCGGCTGGGGCGAGACGACAGTCTTCGTCGCACATGACCGGGCCGGTGAGATCATTCGCTGGTTGCACGACGATCCGTCACAGCAGTACGACTACCTCGCGGACGTCACGGCTGTCGAATACAGAGAGACCGAAGTTCCGATGGAAGTGGTCTGGCATCTCCGCTCGCTTCCGTATCGCCGCTTTCTCCGCATCAAGACAGAGCTGCCGAAGGACGCACCGCTCGAAGTCGACAGCGTCTGGAGTATCTACCGCTGCGCCGACTGGCTCGAGCGCGAATGTTACGACATGTTCGGCATAAAGTTCATCGGGCACCCGGATCTGCGTCGGCTGCTGATGTGGGAGCAGTACAAGGAAGGCTATCCGCTGCGCAAGGATTTCCCGCTCCGTGGTCGCTTCAGCCGGTCCGAGCAGCTGCGTCAGGCCCTGGCAGCGAACCCCGAATCACGTTATTCGATGGAAGAGCTGACTGTCGCCGAGGCATTCAGCGAGATCCCGGACGACATGCGGCGCCGGCTCGCGTCGGGTGAAAGGACGGGAGAGTAA